A single genomic interval of Monodelphis domestica isolate mMonDom1 chromosome X, mMonDom1.pri, whole genome shotgun sequence harbors:
- the LOC100012228 gene encoding ankyrin repeat domain-containing protein 54-like isoform X2, translating into MAVPGRGRGFGTGPRAWEARIDGGAAARAAMAWEPRTEGGATARAPRAARLWEPRAEGGARSEGSFSFGEFAAVLGGLGTAAPTPPAAPAPPPLRLLHELWQQDPSPSELRKGKLRPGRLRLAARPHRRLGPTGKEVHDMKRLREAANTNDIDTAQQLLDDGVDPRAIDDKGRTALHFAACSGSDQIVQLLLDHGADPDHRDGLGNTALHLAACTNHVPVITTLLRRGARVDVLDRAGRTPLHLAKSKLNILQEGHPQCLEAVRMEVKQIIQMLKEYLERLGQHEQRLRLDDLCNRLQMTSTKEQSFYSLFPRVCPLIQ; encoded by the exons ATGGCAGTTCCCGGTAGAGGGCGGGGATTCGGCACTGGGCCCCGGGCTTGGGAAGCCAGGATCGACGGTGGCGCGGCGGCCAGGGCGGCCATGGCGTGGGAACCCCGCACAGAGGGGGGCGCCACGGCCAGGGCGCCCCGGGCGGCCAGGCTGTGGGAACCCCGAGCCGAAGGCGGCGCGCGATCCGAGGGCAGCTTCTCGTTCGGTGAGTTCGCCGCGGTGCTGGGAGGCCTGGGCACCGCGGCCCCGACTCCGCCGGCGGCTCCGGCCCCGCCCCCCCTGCGGCTTCTGCACGAGCTGTGGCagcaggaccccagccccagtgAGCTGCGGAAGGGTAAGCTCCGGCCCGGCCGCCTGCGCCTTGCGGCGCGGCCACACCGCCGCCTGGGGCCCACTGGGAAGGAGGTGCATGATATGAAAAGGCTGCGCGAAGCCGCCAATACCAATGACATAGACACGGCGCAGCAGTTGCTAGATGACGGGGTGGATCCGCGCGCCATAGATGACAAAGGCCGCACCGCCCTCCACTTCGCGGCCTGCAGCGGCAGCGACCAGATTGTGCAGCTGCTCCTCGACCACGGAGCCGACCCGGACCACCGGGATGGGCTGGGGAACACGGCCCTGCACCTGGCCGCCTGCACCAATCACGTGCCCGTCATCACCACACTTCTGCGCAGGGGGGCGCGCGTGGACGTCCTGGACCGCGCCGGCAGGACCCCCCTGCACCTGGCCAAGTCCAAGCTGAATATCCTGCAGGAGGGGCACCCCCAGTGCTTGGAAGCCGTGCGGATGGAGGTGAAGCAGATCATCCAGATGCTCAAGGAGTACCTGGAGCGCCTGGGCCAGCATGAGCAGCGCCTCCGGCTGGACGACCTGTGCAACCGGCTCCAGATGACCAGCACCAAAGAGCAG tctttttacagCCTATTCCCTCgtgtgtgccctttgatccagtga
- the LOC100012228 gene encoding ankyrin repeat domain-containing protein 54-like isoform X1, whose amino-acid sequence MAVPGRGRGFGTGPRAWEARIDGGAAARAAMAWEPRTEGGATARAPRAARLWEPRAEGGARSEGSFSFGEFAAVLGGLGTAAPTPPAAPAPPPLRLLHELWQQDPSPSELRKGKLRPGRLRLAARPHRRLGPTGKEVHDMKRLREAANTNDIDTAQQLLDDGVDPRAIDDKGRTALHFAACSGSDQIVQLLLDHGADPDHRDGLGNTALHLAACTNHVPVITTLLRRGARVDVLDRAGRTPLHLAKSKLNILQEGHPQCLEAVRMEVKQIIQMLKEYLERLGQHEQRLRLDDLCNRLQMTSTKEQVDEVTDLLASFTSLRLQVQKLGRR is encoded by the coding sequence ATGGCAGTTCCCGGTAGAGGGCGGGGATTCGGCACTGGGCCCCGGGCTTGGGAAGCCAGGATCGACGGTGGCGCGGCGGCCAGGGCGGCCATGGCGTGGGAACCCCGCACAGAGGGGGGCGCCACGGCCAGGGCGCCCCGGGCGGCCAGGCTGTGGGAACCCCGAGCCGAAGGCGGCGCGCGATCCGAGGGCAGCTTCTCGTTCGGTGAGTTCGCCGCGGTGCTGGGAGGCCTGGGCACCGCGGCCCCGACTCCGCCGGCGGCTCCGGCCCCGCCCCCCCTGCGGCTTCTGCACGAGCTGTGGCagcaggaccccagccccagtgAGCTGCGGAAGGGTAAGCTCCGGCCCGGCCGCCTGCGCCTTGCGGCGCGGCCACACCGCCGCCTGGGGCCCACTGGGAAGGAGGTGCATGATATGAAAAGGCTGCGCGAAGCCGCCAATACCAATGACATAGACACGGCGCAGCAGTTGCTAGATGACGGGGTGGATCCGCGCGCCATAGATGACAAAGGCCGCACCGCCCTCCACTTCGCGGCCTGCAGCGGCAGCGACCAGATTGTGCAGCTGCTCCTCGACCACGGAGCCGACCCGGACCACCGGGATGGGCTGGGGAACACGGCCCTGCACCTGGCCGCCTGCACCAATCACGTGCCCGTCATCACCACACTTCTGCGCAGGGGGGCGCGCGTGGACGTCCTGGACCGCGCCGGCAGGACCCCCCTGCACCTGGCCAAGTCCAAGCTGAATATCCTGCAGGAGGGGCACCCCCAGTGCTTGGAAGCCGTGCGGATGGAGGTGAAGCAGATCATCCAGATGCTCAAGGAGTACCTGGAGCGCCTGGGCCAGCATGAGCAGCGCCTCCGGCTGGACGACCTGTGCAACCGGCTCCAGATGACCAGCACCAAAGAGCAGGTAGATGAGGTGACAGATCTCCTGGCTAGCTTCACCTCCCTCAGACTGCAGGTGCAGAAACTGGGGAGGAGGTAA